The Falco rusticolus mitochondrion, complete genome DNA window CTAATAGGAACCCCCTTCCTAGCAGGATTTTACTCAAAAGACCTAATTATCGAAAGCCTAAACACCTCCTACCTAAACACATGAGCACTTACTATAACTCTTCTAGCCACATCTTTCACAGCAACCTACAGCCTCCGCATAACATCCCTAGTCCAAACAGGATTCACCCGAATTTCTCCAACAACCCCAATCAACGAAAACAACCCACTAATCACCAACCCCATTCTACGCCTAGCCCTAGGCACCATTCTATCAGGCCTACTCATCACATCCTACATCATCCCCACAAAAACTCCCCCCATGACCATACCCACAGTTACAAAAACTGCAGCTATCCTAGTCACAATTCTAGGTATTATCTTAGCATTAGAACTATCAAACATAACCCACACTCTAACACACCCCAAACAAAACATCTACTCAAACTTTTCCATCAACTTAGGATACTTCAACCTACTAACTCACCGCCTTAGCACCACAGGCCTATTAAACCACGGACAAAAATTTGCCCTCCACTTAACCGACCTGTTCTGGTACAAAAAAATAGGCCCCGAAGGACTTGCCGACCTACAACAAATGGCCACAAAAACCTCAACAACCCTGCACACAGGACTAATCAAAACGTATCTAGGATCTTTCGCCCTATCAATCCTAACTATCCTACTCGCACTCAAAAGAAACTAATGGCACCCAACATTCGAAAATCACACCCCCTAATAAAAATAATCAATAACTCCCTAATTGACCTTCCCACTCCACCTAACATCTCCATGTGGTGAAATTTTGGATCCCTACTAGGAATCTGCCTGGCCACCCAAATCCTAACCGGCCTACTACTAGCCATACACTACACAGCGGACACAACCTTAGCCTTCTCATCCGTCGCCCACACATGTCGAAACGTACAATACGGATGACTAATCCGCAACCTACATGCCAACGGAGCATCCTTATTCTTCATCTGTATCTACATACACATTGGACGAGGCATTTACTACGGCTCTTATTTATACAAAGAAACCTGAAACACAGGCATCATCCTTCTACTCACCCTAATAGCAACAGCCTTCGTAGGCTATGTACTGCCCTGAGGACAAATATCATTCTGAGGGGCCACAGTCATCACCAACCTATTCTCAGCAATCCCATACATCGGCCAAACCCTAGTTGAATGAGCCTGAGGAGGATTTTCAGTAGACAACCCAACACTGACCCGATTCTTCGCCCTACACTTCCTACTACCATTCCTAATCGCAGGACTCACCCTAATCCACCTCACCTTCCTACATGAATCAGGCTCAAACAACCCCCTAGGAATCACATCAAATTGCGACAAAATCCCATTCCACCCATACTACTCTCTCAAAGATATCCTAGGATTTATACTCATATATCTCCCCCTAATAACCCTAGCCCTATTTACCCCAAACCTACTAGGAGACCCAGAAAACTTTACACCAGCAAACCCCCTAGTCACCCCCCCACACATCAAACCAGAATGATACTTCCTATTTGCTTACGCCATCCTACGCTCAATCCCCAATAAACTGGGCGGAGTCCTAGCACTAGCCGCCTCAGTGCTAATCCTGTTCCTAAGCCCTCTACTTCACAAATCCAAACAACGCACAATAACCTTCCGCCCTCTATCCCAATCACTATTCTGACTTCTAGTCACTAACCTACTCATCCTAACCTGAGTAGGAAGCCAACCCGTTGAACACCCATTCATCATCATTGGCCAACTAGCTTCACTCTCCTATTTCACAACCCTCCTAATCCTCCTCCCCCTTACCGGGGCCCTAGAAAACAAAATCCTAAACTACTAAATACTCTAATAGTTTATAAAAACATTGGTCTTGTAAACCAAAGAGTGAAGGCCTATAACCTTCTTAGAGTTCCCACCAACCACACACCCCAATAAAAACAATCTTCCCCCCATGCCAGCCCTAAGCTGGCATTTTTACCAAAAATAAATCAACTTCCTTAAAATAAAGCCCCTCACCACCCCCCTTCCCCCATGCCAGCCCTAAGCTGGCATTTTTACCAAAAATAAATCAACTTCCTTAAAATAAAGCCCCTCACCACCCCCCTTCCCCCATGCCAGCCCTAAGCTGGCATTTTTACCAAAAATAAATCAACTTCCTTAAAATAAAGCCCCTCACCACCCCCCTTCCCCCATGCCAGCCCTAAGCTGGCATTTTTACCAAAAATAAATCAACTTCCTTAAAATAAAGCCCCTCACCACCCCCCCTTCCCCCCCATTATGTATTACTTTGCATTAACATAATTACCCCATTACATGATAACTCAATGTACTAAATTCATATAATGTATGTACTAAACCCATGCCCTGTATAACCGGGCATAAAATTATCGACAGCCATCTCTACATTCTAGGACAAATTAAGCAGTGAAACACGGAATATCGGCTATCTCACCTCGAGCTAAATCCATTAAAGTTGGCTTTTATACACCAAATTATTTCCAGAATACGGAAGTGCCTTAATACATAATATTAATGGTAACGGGCCATAGGACCTAATTTAATGCTTAATAGTACCCACATTAGTTCACGTAGTGCCGGCTTCAGGTATTAGGTTATCTATTAATCGTTCTTCTCACGAGGTTCGGACTACTGCCGTTGCATAATCTCATTACACGACCAGCGTCAGGATCATTCTTTCCCCCTAAACCCCTAGCACAACTTGCACTTTTGCGCCTCTGGTTCCTCGGTCAGGGCCATAACTTGGCTCCTCCCCCGAACTTGCCCTTCTCCGAGCCATCTGGTTCGCTTTATTCCACTTCTAAGTCCGTGATCGCGGCATTTTTCCTTTTTGGGGCGGTTGGTTCCCTTTTTTTTTTGGAACGCTTCACAGGTGACCCTTCTGAGTGCAACGGGAGCCCTTAGACAGGTCTGAGCATTATGGACTTCGAGCCGTTTCTCACCCTCAGGAATTACTGAATGAGACGGTTTGCGTATTTGGAGTCAACCACCGTTACACTGATGCACTTGCTATCAGCATTTGGTTATGATTCATCCACCTAAATAGAGTATACCAATATATATGAATGCTTGTTGGACATGTTTAACTATATTCCTCAATAATCCCTAACAACTGAACAAAAACTTAAAACCCCCTACCCACCACCTCCACCAAAATTCACACCCATCCCGTTATCTTATCTTTCATTTTTTCACGCAATATTGCACTCCCCGGCGCTGGAGTTACATTAACAATTACACTTATTTTTCACACAATATTGCACTCCTCGGCGCTGGAGTTACATTAACAATTACACTTATTTTTCACGCAATATTGCACTCCTCGGCGCTGGAGTTACATTAACAATTACACTTATTTTTCACGCAATATTGCACTCCCCGGCGCTGGAGTTACATTAACAATTACACTTATTTTTCACGCAATATTGCACTCCCAGGCGCTGGAGTTACATTAACAATTACACTTATTTTTCACGCAATATTGCACTCCCCGGCACTGGAGTTACATTAACAATTACACTTATTTTTCACACACCCCCAAAAATCATCAAATTCTAGCCACAACTTCAGAAAAAGAGGACTTAAACCTCTGCCACCAACTCCCAAAGCTGGCATTCTTATTAAACTATCTTCTGAACCACCCAATAAACCTAAACCGCCCGAATCGCCCCACGAGACAACCCCCGTACAAGCTCTAACACCACAAACAAAGTCAACAATAACCCCCAACCAGCAACAAAAAACATCCCAACCCCATAAAAATAAAACATCGATACCCCACTAAAATCCAATCGCACAGAAACCACCCCCCCACTATCAACAGTACCTACACCAAGACTTAAACAACCAACACCACCACCAATCACAACCCCAACAAACAACAGTAAAATCA harbors:
- the CYTB gene encoding cytochrome b codes for the protein MAPNIRKSHPLMKMINNSLIDLPTPPNISMWWNFGSLLGICLATQILTGLLLAMHYTADTTLAFSSVAHTCRNVQYGWLIRNLHANGASLFFICIYMHIGRGIYYGSYLYKETWNTGIILLLTLMATAFVGYVLPWGQMSFWGATVITNLFSAIPYIGQTLVEWAWGGFSVDNPTLTRFFALHFLLPFLIAGLTLIHLTFLHESGSNNPLGITSNCDKIPFHPYYSLKDILGFMLMYLPLMTLALFTPNLLGDPENFTPANPLVTPPHIKPEWYFLFAYAILRSIPNKLGGVLALAASVLILFLSPLLHKSKQRTMTFRPLSQSLFWLLVTNLLILTWVGSQPVEHPFIIIGQLASLSYFTTLLILLPLTGALENKILNY